The Arsenicicoccus dermatophilus genome contains the following window.
AGGAGCCGAGCCCGCGGTGGTGGGCGCCGCTGATGGTGACGCTGATGATCATCGGGCTCATCTGGGTGGTCGTGTTCTACCTGTCCCAGACGGCCTACCCGATCCCGCACCTGGGGTACTGGAACCTCGGGATCGGGTTCGGGCTGATGCTCATCGGCTTCGCGATGACGACGAACTGGCGCTGACCCCGCCACCACCCGACGGAGGGCCGCCCGCTCACGCGGGCGGCCCTCCGTCGCCGTCGGGGGACGGCGTGTCGTCCCCAGCTGTGCACAACGGGCACGTTATCCACAGGGTTGTCCCCATCGTGTGGGTAATTACACGGTTGTCATGCGTGACTACCCCCGAGTTATCCACAGGA
Protein-coding sequences here:
- a CDS encoding cell division protein CrgA, yielding MPASKSTNPSPSDNPGRRGRSSAAPAKASRKGETGVKEPSPRWWAPLMVTLMIIGLIWVVVFYLSQTAYPIPHLGYWNLGIGFGLMLIGFAMTTNWR